One window of Salminus brasiliensis chromosome 16, fSalBra1.hap2, whole genome shotgun sequence genomic DNA carries:
- the dhrs13a.1 gene encoding dehydrogenase/reductase SDR family member 13, which produces MFPLLVLCGALLGAYLLLCLTVLRLPRCKSPVKLHGKTVVITGANTGIGKSTAMDLAKRGARVILACRDQQRAEAAVSDIKKESGNNEVLYMHLDLANLQSVRSFAENFLKAESRLDILINNAGLVMRGKTKDGFGMIFGVNHLGHFLLTVLLLERLKACSPSRVVTVSSGAHRVGKIDFDCINTHKDLGVGDSAVALFKLYSNSKLCNVLFTHELARRLENTNVTCYSLHPGAIKTEIGRHSNLWWKMALLPITTLFFLDVESGAQTTLHCALQEGIEHLSGRYFSKCAVEEASTKARDDATAKKLWEVSERLCGLA; this is translated from the exons ATGTTCCCTCTTCTGGTCCTCTGTGGAGCTCTGCTCGGAGCTTACCTGCTCCTGTGTCTCACGGTTTTGAGACTGCCGAGGTGCAAAAGCCCGGTGAAGCTCCATGGGAAAACGGTGGTCATCACTG GTGCAAACACTGGCATCGGCAAATCCACAGCGATGGATCTCGCCAAACGAGGAGCAAGAGTAATACTGGCCTGCAGAGACCAGCAAAGAGCTGAAGCTGCTGTCAGCGACATCAAGAAG GAAAGCGGAAACAATGAGGTGCTGTATATGCATTTGGACCTCGCAAATCTCCAGTCGGTGCGATCGTTTGCTGAGAACTTCCTCAAGGCGGAGTCCAGACTGGACATACTCATCAACAACGCTG GGCTTGTGATGAGAGGCAAAACTAAGGATGGTTTTGGAATGATCTTTGGCGTCAATCACCTCGGTCACTTTCTGCTGACCGTTCTGTTGCTGGAGCGACTGAAGGCCTGCAGTCCCAGTAGAGTGGTCACTGTATCCTCAGGTGCTCACAGGGTTGGGAAAATCGACTTTGACTGCATCAACACCCACAAAGATCTGGGAGTGGGGGATTCTGCTGTGGCCCTTTTCAAGTTATATTCCAACAGCAAACTCTGCAACGTCCTTTTCACCCATGAGCTGGCCAGAAGACTCGAGAACACTAATGTCACCTGCTACAGTCTTCATCCAG GGGCTATTAAAACTGAGATAGGTCGCCATTCCAACCTGTGGTGGAAGATGGCCCTGTTACCCATCACCACCTTGTTCTTTCTGGATGTTGAGTCAGGAGCCCAGACTACTCTCCACTGCGCTCTCCAGGAGGGTATTGAGCACCTGAGTGGGCGCTACTTCTCCAAATGTGCTGTCGAGGAGGCGTCCACCAAGGCCAGAGACGACGCAACTGCCAAGAAACTTTGGGAAGTGAGCGAAAGATTGTGTGGCCTAGCTTGA
- the dhrs13a.2 gene encoding dehydrogenase/reductase SDR family member 13a.2: MFQLVVGVLVLGVVYALLVETLFKKSKCKGGREMAGKSVIITGGNTGIGKATAMDLAGRGARVILACRNQQKAEAAISDIKKATGSTNVAYMQLDLSSLKSVRSFTEAYLKTESRLDLLINNAGLVADGRTEDGFGIEFGVNHLGHFLLTCLLLDRLKESPGARVITLSSMAHRWGKIDFDALVANRDLGTGRYSWQFFQAYCNSKLCNVLFTHELAKRLKGTSVTCYSVHPGIVKTELSRHVSLWQKVFIEPVAWLLFLDPTTGAQTTLHCALQEGIEALSGRYFSCCAAQDVNARAKDDAVAKKLWEVSERLSGLS; this comes from the exons ATGTTCCAGCTCGTCGTCGGTGTGCTCGTCCTCGGGGTCGTGTACGCGCTTCTCGTAGAGACGCTCTTTAAGAAGTCGAAATGTAAAGGGGGGAGAGAAATGGCCGGGAAAAGTGTCATAATCACCG GTGGTAATACAGGCATTGGAAAAGCCACAGCAATGGACCTTGCTGGTAGAGGAGCGAGAGTCATCTTGGCTTGCAGGAACCAGCAGAAAGCTGAGGCGGCCATTAGTGATATTAAAAAG GCGACTGGGAGCACCAACGTAGCATACATGCAACTCGATCTAAGCAGTCTCAAATCCGTGCGTTCCTTCACTGAGGCCTACCTGAAAACGGAGTCCAGACTGGATCTTCTCATTAATAATGCGG GTCTTGTAGCTGACGGTCGAACCGAGGATGGCTTCGGAATAGAGTTTGGCGTCAACCATCTGGGGCATTTCCTGCTGACCTGCCTCTTGCTGGACAGACTGAAAGAAAGCCCAGGAGCCCGGGTGATCACCCTGTCCTCGATGGCTCATCGCTGGGGCAAAATTGACTTTGACGCTCTGGTCGCTAACAGAGATCTGGGCACCGGCAGATACAGCTGGCAGTTCTTCCAGGCCTACTGCAACAGCAAGCTCTGCAATGTTCTCTTCACACATGAGCTGGCCAAGAGACTGAAGGGCACCAGTGTCACCTGCTACAGTGTTCATCCTG GCATTGTGAAAACCGAGCTCTCCCGTCACGTCAGTCTCTGGCAGAAGGTGTTCATTGAGCCGGTGGCCTGGCTGCTGTTCCTGGACCCGACGACCGGCGCTCAGACTACTCTCCACTGTGCCTTACAGGAGGGAATCGAGGCTCTAAGCGGCCGGTACTTCTCCTGCTGTGCTGCACAGGATGTGAATGCCAGGGCCAAGGATGATGCGGTGGCCAAAAAGCTGTgggaagtgagtgagagattAAGCGGCCTATCCTAA
- the LOC140536517 gene encoding F-BAR and double SH3 domains protein 2, which translates to MQPPPRKVKVSQELKHTHAEQLSRLNVKHQTDCDLLEDLRTYSQKKAVIEKDYAQALQKLASQYLKRDWPGVQSEEQKDYRNVCTVWKAYLEGVVKVTQSRISGCDSYRSQVSEPIKTFRVHKEQQLKKSIEQLTRLQAELQDTVKDLTKSRKKYQETEQMAQAVREKADMEAKSKLSLFQSRSSLKRASVKLKAKRNECNSKATHARNDYLLTLAAANAHQGRYYETDLISCIKILDGSVYDHMKGYLVSLCQAELEASHTVQDTFNFLLEKSTGVMQDFHQELFIQENPVLQKGSLFQFQPCENDSVMQLQKDSGTAEEHSLNKEARKWATRVAREHKNIIHNQRTLSDCEGPPQQEQNSSELELKMEEARESIRKAETVKLKAEARLNLLRDVGVAVDTWMKSAMNQVMEELENERWATLTTHDASLSSTADLDREDDEETEDTETLDDSSSSPSSTLRNYPLTCKVLYSYQASQPDELTIEEQEVLEVIDDGDMEDWVKARNRAGQVGYVPEKYLQLPSSNSLLSMLQSLAALDTRSHSSSNSTEQEPEPAAEQAQTSPNGAPTSPNGDNSVNFAKALYDYEAQTEDELSFPEGAIIRILNKDNQEDDGFWEGEFNGSVGVFPAVLVEDLAAPNGEDNHRGIETQVSPSSQGRPPRPLSMTQYQPTACSSPISSPLPTPTLASPLSTPASASASPLQSPRSLNGYHRPAPGPPKASSHSHSHNSTPPPKYPADGGPGTLRPVRAAPPPPPPKQQAQGQVQKREEVEITLV; encoded by the exons GCGCTACAGAAGCTGGCCTCTCAGTATCTGAAGAGAGACTGGCCTGGGGTCCAATCAGAGGAGCAGAAAGACTACAG gaACGTTTGCACGGTATGGAAGGCGTATTTGGAGGGTGTTGTGAAAGTGACCCAGTCTCGGATCAGTGGCTGCGACAGCTACAGGAGCCAAGTCTCCGAGCCAATCAAAACCTTTCGGGTCCACAAAGAGCAGCAACTAAAGAAG TCTATTGAGCAACTAACACGGCTTCAAGCTGAGCTACAGGACACGGTGAAGGACCTGACCAAGTCCAGGAAGAAATACCAAGAAACAGAGCAGATGGCCCAGGCTGTGAGGGAGAAAGCAGACATGGAGGCTAA GTCAAAACTCAGTCTGTTTCAGTCTCGATCCAGTTTAAAAAGAGCCAGCGTGAAG TTGAAAGCCAAGAGGAATGAATGTAACTCCAAAGCCACCCATGCCAGAAACGATTACCTGCTCACCCTGGCAGCAGCCAACGCCCACCAAGGCCGTTACTATGAGACGGATCTGATCAGCTGCATTAAG ATTCTGGACGGCAGTGTGTATGATCACATGAAGGGCTATCTGGTTTCACTGTGCCAGGCAGAGCTGGAGGCATCCCACACCGTTCAGGACACCTTTAACTTCCTGCTGGAGAAGTCCACCGGA GTAATGCAAGATTTTCACCAGGAGCTCTTTATTCAGGAGAACCCTGTATTACAGAAAGGTTCCCTCTTCCAGTTCCAGCCCTGTGAAAATGACTCA GTCATGCAGCTACAGAAAGATAGCGGCACAGCAGAGGAGCACAGTCTGAATAAAGAGGCGAGAAAGTGGGCCACTCGCGTCGCACGGGAGCACAAGAACATTATCCATAATCAGCGG aCCTTGTCAGATTGCGAAGGACCACCTCAGCAGGAGCAGAACTCCAGTGAGTTGGAGCTGAAGATGGAAGAAGCTAGGGAGAGCATTCGTAAAGCTGAg ACAGTGAAGCTAAAGGCTGAAGCTCGTCTGAACCTGCTAAGAGATGTGGGCGTGGCTGTAGACACCTGGATGAAGAGCGCCATGAACCAGGTGAtggaggagctggagaacgagAGATGGGCTACACTGACTACTCACGATGCTTCCCTCTCT AGCACAGCAGATCTGGACAGAGAGGATGATGAGGAGACAGAAGATACGGAAACACTGGATGACAGCAGCTCCAGTCCATCTAGCACCCTGAGGAACTACCCCCTCACCTGCAAAGTGCTTTACTCATACCAG GCATCCCAGCCAGACGAGTTAACTATTGAGGAGCAGGAAGTTCTAGAAGTTATAGATGATGGTGATATGGAAGACTGGGTTAAG GCCAGAAACAGAGCGGGTCAGGTGGGCTATGTGCCTGAAAAGTACCTGCAACTGCCCTCCTCTAACAGCCTACTAAGCATGCTTCAGTCCCTGGCAGCCTTGGACACCCGCTCCCATTCCTCCAGTAACTCCACCGAGCAAGAGCCCGAGCCTGCCGCTGAGCAAGCACAGACCAGCCCCAACGGAGCCCCAACCAGCCCCAACGGAGACAACAGCG TGAACTTTGCAAAAGCACTGTATGATTATGAAGCTCAAACTGAGGATGAGCTCTCCTTCCCTGAGGGAGCCATCATCCGCATTCTAAACAAAGACAACCAGGAAGACGACGGCTTCTGGGAGGGCGAGTTTAATGGCAGTGTTGGAGTCTTCCCTGCTGTATTGGTGGAAGATCTGGCTGCACCGAATGGCGAGGACAATCACAGGGGCATTGAAACACAG GTGTCTCCAAGCTCTCAGGGCCGCCCTCCCCGCCCTCTGTCAATGACCCAGTACCAGCCGACGGCCtgcagcagccccatctccagTCCTCTACCAACCCCTACACTGGCCTCACCCCTCTCCACCCCGGCCAGTGCCTCGGCCTCCCCTCTTCAGAGCCCACGCTCCCTCAACGGCTATCACAGACCAGCACCGGGCCCCCCAAAAGCCTCCAGCCACA GCCACTCTCATAACTCCACCCCGCCTCCCAAATATCCTGCAGATGGAGGGCCTGGTACACTAAGACCT GTGCGTGCagctccccctcctcctcctcccaaacAGCAGGCTCAGGGCCAGGTGcagaagagagaagaggtggagaTCACGCTGGTGTGA